DNA from Solanum stenotomum isolate F172 chromosome 3, ASM1918654v1, whole genome shotgun sequence:
ATCGCGGAGCTCTCTGGAAGATATACCATGTTACTCATCCCCCAGTTGTTTTCACTTGCTATCAATTTCCCTACTTCCAAATTTCTTCAAGCTCAGAGTAAAGTGGATGTTCTCGCTGGGATTGGATTCGCGGCTGTGCTGGTGCACGCTGTGTTCCTCTGGCTCTTTATATACACACTTGAATGGGGTACTAATGGTGCTGCTATAGCCTTTGATCTCACGAATTGGCTTACTGCAATAGCTCAATTAGGATATGTTGTTGGATGGTGTAAGGATGGGTGGAAAGGGTTATCGTGGGCAGCATTCAACGAGATTTGGGCATTTGTGAGACTTTCTATTGCTTCAGCTGTTATGTTATGCCTTGAGATTTGGTACATGATGAGTATTATTCTCCTTGTTGGCCATCTTAACAACGCCGTGATAGCAGTTGGATCCATTTCAATCTGGTGAGTACAGATAGATATGTTTAAGCTCGTTGAGTCAAGCTTGTTGTGCATCTATTGGTGAGATTTCAAGTTCATTTCTGATTCGTgttaaattttgtgttttacAGTATGAACATCAATGGATGGGAGAGCATGCTTTTCATTGGAATTAATGCTGCCATAAGGTAATATAAATATGTCTTGACGGTTAATAGAACAAGTAGTCATAGTGCTGTGGTAGTATTATTTGGCTGTAGTACTGTTCTGTTACTATCTGTTGCTTTGTTTACTATATATAGTCTCTTTTATACTTTCATTACgtctttttagtctgtttctgTCTTGAGTCGAGGGACTATTGTAAACAGTCTCACTAGCTCACCTCTGAGGTAGAGGAAAGGTCTACGTACagtttaccctccccagaccccactctGTGGGAATACATTGGATATTGTTGTTGACTTGTTAATTTTCCAACAGCATCCGAGTCTCAAATGAACTCGGGCAAGGACATCCAAGAGCTACCAAATACTCAGTCTACATCACGGTGTTTCAGTCCCTCCTAATAGGGATACTCTGCATGGTAATTGTACTAGTAGCTAGAGATCATCTGGCCATTATCTTTTCAAACAGCAAGGAGATGCAAGAAGCTGTTGCTGATCTTGCTTACCTTCTAGGGATCACCATGGTTCTTAATAGTGTTCAGCCGGTTATATCAGGTATATATTGTTTTGCTTCAACATTTCTGTGTTTAATTATGGATCTAATACTGCTTCAGAACACCAATATAACGATCTATTTATCGTGCTTTTTTTCATGCTTGCAGGGGTTGCTATTGGAGGTGGATGGCAAGCTTTAGTAGCTTATATCAATCTTGGTTGCTATTATGTTTTTGGACTCCCTCTAGGATATCTTCTTGGTTATGTAGCAAAATTAGGAACAAAGGTAACCAATATTTCTATGTTCTTGTCAGTTTAATGGAGTTGATTTATCAGGTgatcactcaactaatagttattatatCAGACAATCACTTTCTTTGTTCAAGAAAATTggaaatcaacaagaaaaaatgaCTTTCTGAGATAATAACTACGTATATTGTCACTTACAGGAATCTCCTGCTGAATTGTGTTTGTTCACATTGCTTCACTAACAGCTTTTAAATTATGTTACGCGTCGTGCAGGGACTTTGGTTAGGGATGATAGCAGGGGCAGCTTTGCAGACTCTTCTACTCTTGATTATACTGTACAAGACTAACTGGAACAAGGAGGTATGTCAAATGGCAAAAAATGTGTTGGTGGTATTTCATTCTTTTGCATATAACAAAATAAGAAGGcctaaaata
Protein-coding regions in this window:
- the LOC125860997 gene encoding protein DETOXIFICATION 35-like, which encodes METPLLNGYSGEHNQLVGADGDYRPAKSIKDWWAILCVETLKLWRIGGPIAFNIICQYGVNSLTNIFVGHLGNIELSAISIAQTVISTFSFGFMMGMGSALETLCGQAYGAGQVHMLGVYMQRSIIILLATCVFLLPIYLFTTPVLVLLGQETAIAELSGRYTMLLIPQLFSLAINFPTSKFLQAQSKVDVLAGIGFAAVLVHAVFLWLFIYTLEWGTNGAAIAFDLTNWLTAIAQLGYVVGWCKDGWKGLSWAAFNEIWAFVRLSIASAVMLCLEIWYMMSIILLVGHLNNAVIAVGSISICMNINGWESMLFIGINAAISIRVSNELGQGHPRATKYSVYITVFQSLLIGILCMVIVLVARDHLAIIFSNSKEMQEAVADLAYLLGITMVLNSVQPVISGVAIGGGWQALVAYINLGCYYVFGLPLGYLLGYVAKLGTKGLWLGMIAGAALQTLLLLIILYKTNWNKEVNDTTERMRKWGGQDFETQKSTDGQLTIENGGVA